In the Qipengyuania pelagi genome, one interval contains:
- a CDS encoding type 1 glutamine amidotransferase domain-containing protein: MTRILMVATSADRMTPGTEPTGVWLEELTTPYYAFRDAGAEVTLASIKGGAIPVDQRSVNADGENDTSVERYLKDDALKTEVASTPVFTSIDPAGYDALFLPGGHGTMFDYPGSDELARLVERFDREGKIVAAVCHGPAGLVSAKKADGTPFVADRRVAGFTDSEERAVGLDQAVPFLLETRLKELGGKHEGGPDFAPFALRDGNLVTGQNPASATRTAELVMEALKDKVA, encoded by the coding sequence ATGACCCGCATTCTCATGGTGGCCACATCCGCCGACCGCATGACTCCCGGCACCGAACCGACGGGTGTCTGGCTCGAGGAACTTACCACCCCGTACTATGCCTTCCGCGATGCGGGCGCCGAGGTGACGCTGGCCTCCATCAAGGGTGGCGCCATCCCCGTCGACCAGCGCAGCGTCAACGCCGACGGTGAGAACGACACTTCGGTCGAGCGCTATCTGAAGGACGACGCCCTGAAGACCGAGGTTGCCAGCACCCCTGTATTCACAAGCATCGATCCCGCCGGCTACGACGCGCTGTTCCTGCCCGGCGGCCACGGCACCATGTTCGATTACCCCGGCAGCGACGAACTGGCCCGCCTGGTCGAACGCTTCGACCGCGAAGGCAAGATCGTTGCCGCCGTCTGCCATGGACCGGCAGGGCTGGTCTCGGCGAAGAAGGCCGATGGCACGCCCTTCGTCGCCGACCGCCGTGTCGCGGGCTTCACCGACAGCGAGGAACGCGCGGTCGGCCTCGATCAGGCGGTGCCGTTCCTGCTCGAAACGCGCCTCAAGGAACTCGGGGGCAAACACGAGGGCGGCCCCGATTTTGCCCCCTTCGCCCTACGCGACGGCAATCTGGTGACCGGGCAGAACCCCGCCAGCGCTACCCGCACGGCGGAGCTCGTGATGGAAGCCCTCAAGGACAAGGTGGCCTGA
- a CDS encoding L-dopachrome tautomerase-related protein, translating into MKISVKLLLAAGAALSLAACATTREGASAPQIEQVATFDGAMPTGVTVAPNGRIFVNFPQWGDNAPFTVAELVDGKAVPYPDAATNRPDPADPAGHFISVQSVVADGANRLWVLDTAAPKFFQPQAGGAKLVAIDLATDRVVKTIVLPPSVVLPTTYLNDVRFDLRQGAEGVAYITDSSNAGIGGIIVVDIASGRAIRRLSNHVTTNPEPGFTPVVDGAVLMNRPVDGRATPLAIASDAIALSADGSMLYYGPLSGRTLHAVPTALLRDPAVTEEELARAVRSLGRKGASDGIAEDDKGRVFAGDYENNAIRVLNQGRWTTVVSDPRISWPDTLSIGTDGYLYFTANQLHRQPGFHGGRDLRRKPYELLRIRVGAGPVLLRSQ; encoded by the coding sequence ATGAAAATCTCCGTCAAACTGCTTCTGGCCGCTGGCGCTGCCCTCTCGCTCGCTGCCTGCGCGACGACCCGCGAGGGTGCATCCGCGCCGCAAATCGAACAGGTCGCGACTTTCGATGGCGCGATGCCGACGGGCGTGACCGTCGCCCCCAACGGGCGCATCTTCGTCAACTTCCCGCAATGGGGCGACAACGCGCCGTTCACGGTTGCCGAGCTGGTCGACGGCAAGGCGGTGCCCTATCCCGACGCCGCGACCAACCGGCCCGATCCGGCCGACCCGGCGGGGCACTTCATCTCGGTGCAGAGCGTGGTGGCCGATGGCGCCAACCGCCTCTGGGTGCTCGACACGGCCGCGCCTAAATTTTTTCAGCCGCAGGCCGGCGGGGCAAAGCTGGTGGCGATCGATCTTGCGACCGACCGGGTGGTGAAGACGATCGTCCTGCCGCCCAGCGTGGTGCTGCCCACGACCTACCTCAACGACGTGCGCTTCGATCTGCGTCAGGGCGCCGAGGGCGTCGCCTACATCACCGACAGCAGCAACGCGGGGATCGGCGGCATCATCGTCGTCGATATTGCCAGCGGGCGTGCGATCCGGCGCCTGTCGAACCATGTGACGACCAATCCGGAGCCCGGCTTCACCCCGGTTGTCGACGGCGCGGTGCTGATGAACCGTCCGGTCGACGGCCGCGCGACGCCCCTAGCAATCGCGAGCGACGCGATTGCGCTCAGCGCCGACGGCAGCATGCTGTATTACGGTCCGCTATCGGGCCGCACGCTTCACGCGGTGCCCACGGCGTTGCTGCGCGATCCTGCGGTGACCGAGGAGGAACTGGCCCGCGCGGTACGCAGCCTGGGGCGCAAAGGCGCTTCGGACGGGATTGCCGAGGACGACAAGGGCCGCGTGTTCGCCGGCGATTACGAGAACAACGCAATCCGCGTACTCAACCAGGGCCGCTGGACGACGGTGGTCAGCGACCCCCGCATCAGCTGGCCCGACACGCTGTCGATCGGCACCGACGGCTATCTCTACTTCACTGCCAACCAGCTCCACCGCCAGCCCGGCTTTCACGGCGGACGGGATTTACGCCGTAAGCCTTACGAGCTGCTCCGCATCCGGGTGGGCGCCGGGCCCGTTCTCTTGCGATCACAGTGA
- a CDS encoding putative quinol monooxygenase, giving the protein MPKLALYVPLKAKPGKERDVADFLTSALPLVQAEPGTLTWYAIEEGPGAYAIFDTFDTEEDRQAHLDGKVAAALMEKAEELFSEPPQIHKFTLLAAK; this is encoded by the coding sequence ATGCCCAAACTAGCCCTGTATGTACCGCTGAAGGCCAAGCCCGGAAAAGAGCGCGATGTCGCCGATTTCCTGACCTCGGCATTGCCGCTCGTTCAAGCTGAGCCGGGCACTCTGACCTGGTACGCGATCGAGGAAGGTCCCGGTGCGTACGCGATTTTCGATACGTTCGACACCGAGGAGGATCGGCAGGCTCATCTTGACGGCAAGGTTGCCGCCGCACTGATGGAGAAGGCAGAGGAACTGTTCTCTGAACCGCCGCAGATTCACAAGTTCACCCTGCTGGCCGCGAAATAG
- a CDS encoding type 1 glutamine amidotransferase domain-containing protein: protein MTLEGKSVAILIAPRGTEEPEFSKPKQAVEDAGGKVTVVSFEPGKARTVNGDLDEGGSYTIDKTFSDVKADDFDGLVVPGGTVGADKLRGSDEAIGFIRAFFDQKKPVAAICHAPWTLIEADVLKGRTLTSYPTLKVDIENAGGTWTDEEVVVDNGLVTSRDPDDLPAFCAKLVEEIAAGN, encoded by the coding sequence ATGACTTTGGAAGGCAAATCAGTTGCCATTCTGATCGCACCCCGCGGGACGGAAGAACCAGAATTCTCGAAGCCCAAGCAAGCTGTCGAGGACGCTGGTGGCAAAGTGACCGTGGTCAGTTTTGAACCGGGCAAGGCTCGCACAGTCAATGGCGATCTTGACGAGGGCGGCAGCTATACTATCGACAAGACGTTTTCCGATGTCAAAGCCGACGATTTCGACGGACTTGTCGTGCCCGGAGGGACCGTCGGTGCCGACAAGCTGCGCGGCAGCGACGAGGCAATCGGTTTCATCCGGGCTTTCTTCGATCAGAAAAAACCTGTCGCGGCTATATGCCATGCACCCTGGACATTGATCGAGGCGGACGTGCTCAAGGGTCGCACCTTGACGTCCTACCCGACGCTGAAGGTCGATATCGAGAACGCCGGCGGTACATGGACCGATGAGGAAGTCGTGGTCGACAACGGGCTTGTTACCAGCCGCGATCCCGATGATTTGCCCGCCTTTTGTGCCAAACTCGTCGAGGAAATCGCAGCAGGGAATTAA
- a CDS encoding VOC family protein, with amino-acid sequence MRYLHTLIRVADPEAAIRFFTLLGLKETRRMENQAGRYTLIYLAADEDFRGDSEQGDAEVELTYNWPPEDGSAAATYTGGRIFGHLAFGVDDIYETCARLQAGGVTINRPPRDGHMAFVRSPDGISIELLQKGEHKAPAEPWASMPNTGAW; translated from the coding sequence ATGCGCTATCTTCACACCTTGATCCGCGTCGCCGATCCCGAGGCGGCGATCCGGTTCTTCACGCTGCTGGGTCTCAAGGAGACCCGGCGCATGGAGAACCAGGCCGGGCGTTACACGCTGATCTACCTTGCCGCCGACGAGGATTTCCGCGGCGACAGCGAGCAGGGCGATGCCGAGGTCGAGCTGACGTACAACTGGCCGCCCGAGGACGGCAGCGCTGCGGCGACTTATACCGGGGGCCGAATCTTCGGCCACCTCGCCTTCGGGGTCGACGACATCTACGAGACGTGCGCGCGGCTGCAGGCGGGCGGCGTGACGATCAATCGCCCCCCGCGCGACGGACACATGGCGTTCGTCCGCTCGCCGGACGGGATTTCGATCGAACTGCTCCAGAAGGGCGAACACAAGGCCCCGGCCGAACCCTGGGCCTCCATGCCCAACACGGGCGCTTGGTGA
- a CDS encoding S-(hydroxymethyl)glutathione dehydrogenase/class III alcohol dehydrogenase codes for MKSRAAVAFEAGKPLEIVEIDVAPPQKGEVLIRVTHTGVCHTDAYTLEGSDPEGVFPVVLGHEGAGIVVEVGEGVTSVVPGDHVIPLYTAECGKCDFCLSGKTNLCVAVRETQGKGLMPDGTTRFSYNGQPLYHYMGCSTFSEYTVVAEVSLAKINPEANPEHVCLLGCGVTTGIGAVHNTAKVQPGDSVAVFGLGGIGLAAIQGARQAKAGRIIAIDTNPSKFELARQFGATECINPKDHDKPIQQVLIEMTGWGIDHTFECIGNVHVMRAALESAHRGWGQSIVIGVAGAGEEISTRPFQLVTGRVWKGSAFGGVKGRTELPGMVEDAMKGDIDLAPFVTHTMGLEEINEAFELMHEGKSIRSVIHY; via the coding sequence ATGAAATCTCGCGCCGCTGTTGCCTTCGAGGCCGGCAAGCCCCTCGAAATCGTCGAAATCGATGTCGCCCCACCGCAAAAAGGCGAAGTCCTCATACGGGTGACTCACACCGGTGTGTGCCACACCGACGCGTACACGCTGGAGGGGAGTGATCCGGAGGGTGTTTTCCCGGTGGTTCTGGGCCATGAGGGCGCGGGCATCGTTGTCGAGGTCGGTGAAGGCGTCACCAGCGTCGTGCCGGGCGATCACGTGATTCCGCTCTACACCGCCGAATGCGGCAAGTGCGACTTCTGCCTGTCGGGCAAGACCAACCTGTGCGTCGCTGTCCGCGAAACGCAGGGCAAGGGCTTGATGCCCGATGGGACCACCCGCTTCTCGTACAATGGTCAGCCCCTCTATCATTACATGGGCTGTTCAACCTTCAGTGAATATACTGTCGTCGCCGAAGTCTCGCTCGCCAAGATCAATCCCGAGGCAAACCCCGAACACGTCTGCCTGCTCGGCTGCGGCGTCACGACCGGCATCGGCGCAGTCCACAATACCGCCAAGGTCCAGCCCGGAGACTCGGTCGCCGTGTTCGGCCTCGGCGGCATCGGCCTCGCGGCGATTCAGGGTGCGCGCCAGGCGAAGGCGGGTCGCATCATTGCCATCGACACCAATCCGTCCAAGTTCGAGCTGGCACGCCAGTTCGGTGCGACCGAGTGCATCAACCCCAAGGATCATGACAAGCCCATCCAGCAAGTGCTGATCGAGATGACGGGCTGGGGCATCGATCATACCTTCGAGTGCATCGGCAACGTCCACGTCATGCGCGCCGCGCTTGAATCAGCGCACCGTGGCTGGGGTCAGTCGATCGTGATCGGCGTTGCCGGCGCGGGCGAGGAAATCTCCACCCGCCCATTCCAGCTCGTCACGGGCCGCGTATGGAAGGGGTCCGCTTTCGGCGGTGTCAAGGGACGGACAGAGCTCCCCGGCATGGTCGAGGACGCGATGAAAGGCGATATCGATCTGGCCCCGTTCGTAACCCACACGATGGGTTTGGAGGAGATCAACGAGGCCTTCGAACTGATGCACGAAGGCAAGTCGATCCGCTCAGTCATTCACTACTGA
- a CDS encoding alcohol dehydrogenase catalytic domain-containing protein, with the protein MKAVVYNGPKDVSVNTIDDPKIEKQTDVIIRLTTTNICGSDLHMYEGRTSFEKGRVFGHENLGEVIEVGSAVDRIKKGDRVCMPFNVGCGFCENCERGLTGFCLTTNPGTAGAAYGFAEMGPWQGGQAELMRVPYADFNCLKLPEDAEEKEDDYVMLSDIFPTGWHGVELSGFLPGESIAIYGAGPVGLMAAHSAEIRGASQIFVVDSHDDRLKLAEAMGAIPIDMRKGDPAQQILDATGGLGTDRGVEAVGYQCCDRHGKERSNYTMNCLVKSTKATGGIGVVGVFIPEDPNAPDDLQKEGKIAFDFGDFWFKGQKIGTGQCNVKHYNRRLMKLIEQDRANPAQIISHRLPLDQAPDAYKHFDERDAGWTKVVLKPGT; encoded by the coding sequence GTGAAAGCTGTCGTATACAACGGGCCCAAAGATGTTTCCGTCAATACCATCGATGATCCCAAGATCGAAAAGCAGACCGATGTTATCATCCGGCTGACCACGACCAATATCTGCGGGTCGGACCTGCACATGTATGAGGGCCGTACCAGCTTCGAGAAGGGCAGGGTCTTCGGTCACGAAAACCTTGGCGAGGTCATCGAGGTCGGCTCTGCCGTAGATCGTATCAAGAAGGGCGATCGCGTGTGTATGCCGTTCAACGTCGGTTGCGGTTTCTGCGAGAATTGCGAACGCGGTTTGACGGGTTTTTGCCTCACGACCAACCCTGGCACCGCCGGCGCAGCATATGGCTTTGCCGAGATGGGTCCGTGGCAAGGTGGTCAGGCCGAATTGATGCGCGTTCCTTATGCGGACTTCAATTGTCTGAAGCTGCCTGAGGACGCTGAGGAGAAGGAGGATGACTATGTCATGCTCTCCGACATCTTCCCGACGGGTTGGCATGGCGTCGAACTGTCAGGTTTCCTGCCTGGCGAAAGCATCGCGATCTACGGCGCCGGTCCGGTCGGTTTGATGGCCGCGCACTCAGCCGAAATTCGTGGTGCTTCTCAGATCTTCGTGGTGGATTCTCACGATGACCGCCTGAAACTGGCCGAGGCGATGGGCGCTATTCCGATCGACATGCGCAAGGGCGATCCCGCCCAGCAGATCCTTGACGCGACCGGCGGCCTCGGGACCGACCGGGGGGTCGAGGCGGTCGGGTATCAGTGTTGCGATCGCCACGGCAAGGAGCGCAGCAATTACACGATGAACTGCCTCGTCAAAAGCACGAAGGCCACCGGCGGGATCGGCGTCGTCGGCGTATTCATTCCGGAAGACCCGAACGCGCCTGACGATCTCCAGAAGGAAGGCAAGATCGCTTTCGACTTCGGCGACTTCTGGTTCAAGGGCCAGAAGATCGGCACCGGCCAGTGCAACGTAAAGCACTACAACCGGCGACTGATGAAGCTTATCGAGCAAGACCGGGCCAACCCCGCCCAAATCATCTCGCACCGATTGCCGCTTGATCAGGCGCCAGACGCCTACAAGCACTTCGACGAGCGCGATGCTGGTTGGACCAAGGTCGTGCTGAAGCCGGGCACCTGA
- a CDS encoding NADH:flavin oxidoreductase/NADH oxidase has translation MARLFEPLEVAGLRLANRIVIAPMCQYSAEDGAMTDWHRMHLGQLALSGAGALTIEATAVSPEGRITYGDVGLYDEPTEAAMRGVLESVRRWSDMPLIIQLAHAGRKASCAKPWHGGTQIAPDAENGWQTVAPSAIPFAPDDNPPVELDESGLARIREAFADAARRAGRLGIEAIQIHAAHGYLLHEFLSPISNRRGDDYGGSLDNRMRFPLEVFDAVREAFPADRPVTVRVSGTDWVEGGWTAEETARFAQELERRGCSAIHVSGGGLDPRQQIPVGPGYQVPLARSVKDAVAMPVVAVGMITDPHQAERILEDGHADAIAIARAALWDPRWPWHAAAALGASVKAPPQYLRSEPPEAGRVLKEMTP, from the coding sequence ATGGCGCGCCTGTTCGAACCGCTCGAGGTCGCTGGGCTCCGGCTCGCCAATCGCATCGTCATCGCGCCGATGTGCCAGTATTCGGCCGAAGACGGCGCGATGACAGACTGGCACCGGATGCATCTCGGCCAGTTGGCGCTGTCGGGCGCGGGCGCGCTGACGATCGAGGCGACTGCCGTGAGTCCGGAAGGGCGCATCACCTACGGCGACGTCGGCCTGTACGACGAGCCGACCGAAGCGGCGATGCGAGGCGTGCTCGAAAGCGTTCGCCGATGGTCGGACATGCCGCTGATTATCCAGCTGGCGCATGCCGGCCGCAAGGCGAGCTGCGCCAAGCCGTGGCACGGCGGAACGCAGATCGCCCCCGATGCGGAGAATGGCTGGCAGACCGTGGCACCCAGCGCCATTCCCTTCGCTCCGGACGACAATCCCCCTGTCGAACTGGACGAGTCAGGGCTTGCCCGCATCCGGGAGGCGTTCGCGGATGCCGCCCGGCGCGCCGGCAGGTTGGGCATCGAAGCCATCCAGATCCACGCCGCGCATGGCTATCTGCTCCACGAGTTTCTTTCGCCGATCTCCAACCGGCGCGGCGACGACTACGGCGGCAGCCTCGACAACCGGATGCGGTTCCCGCTCGAAGTGTTCGATGCCGTGCGCGAAGCGTTTCCGGCCGACCGCCCAGTGACCGTCCGCGTTTCCGGTACCGACTGGGTTGAAGGCGGCTGGACGGCGGAGGAAACCGCAAGGTTCGCGCAGGAGCTGGAGCGGCGCGGTTGTTCGGCAATCCACGTCTCCGGCGGCGGCCTCGACCCGCGTCAGCAGATCCCTGTCGGCCCCGGCTATCAGGTGCCGCTGGCGCGGTCGGTCAAGGACGCGGTCGCCATGCCTGTCGTGGCGGTCGGAATGATCACCGATCCGCACCAGGCGGAGCGCATCCTCGAAGACGGGCATGCCGACGCCATAGCGATAGCCCGCGCAGCGCTGTGGGATCCGCGCTGGCCCTGGCACGCCGCCGCCGCGCTTGGCGCATCGGTAAAGGCGCCGCCGCAATACCTCCGGTCCGAGCCCCCCGAGGCGGGCCGCGTCCTCAAGGAAATGACACCATGA
- a CDS encoding excinuclease ABC subunit A, with product MHATTPATDHRHAGPPDCVQVRGARQNNLKNIDVDVPRDAFVVFTGISGSGKSSLAFGTLYAEAQRRYLESVAPYARRLIDQAGVPEVDAIDGLPPAVALQQQRGSANARSSVGSVTTISSLVRMLYSRVGEYPRHQPMLYAEDFSPNTVAGACPTCHGIGRVYDATEETMVPDDSLTIRDRAIAAWPTAWHGQNLRDILVSLGYDVDTPWRDLPKKDRDWILFTEEAPTVPVYAGLTPAQTRTALKRGMEPSYQGTFTGARRYVLETFANTKSALMKKRVSQYIIGRDCPTCDGKRLKREALSVKFAGLDIAEFGDLTVLKLRDLLTPVAHGEYGGAAAVPKGHVLGKAARDAAVERRVAAGGSAHKAAPDVRRTPNLSDEKRVAAQRLACELIERLDPLIDLGLGYISLDRSTPTLSSGELQRLRLATQLSSQLFGVVYVLDEPSAGLHPADGEALLTILERLKAAGNSLFVVEHDLDVIRRAEWLVDVGPGAGEKGGEVLYSGPIEGLADVETSITRRYLFAEPLRSERTPRDPKAWLRLEGIRRNNLHGLDVKFPIGCFTAVTGVSGSGKSSLVSQALPELVTEHLGGSPVAEEEAIDPLLDVAQNDTEGRIVAGMEHVRRLVRVDQKPIGRTPRSNLATYSGMFDHVRRIFADTPLARRRHYSPGRFSFNVAQGRCPVCEGEGYVMVELLFLPSVFAPCSTCHGSRYNPQTLEVEWNGRNIAQVLELTVDDACDFFAGEASVMRSLDVLREIGLGYLRLGQPATELSGGEAQRIKLATELQRAQRGNTIYILDEPTSGLHPSDSDRLMQHLQGLVDAGNTVVVVEHDMRAITQVDWIIDLGPGAGEDGGRIVASGVPDVVAEAEGSLTARYLKAAL from the coding sequence ATTCACGCGACGACGCCGGCCACCGATCATAGGCATGCAGGGCCGCCCGATTGCGTGCAGGTTCGCGGCGCGCGCCAGAATAATCTCAAAAATATTGACGTCGATGTACCGCGCGACGCCTTCGTGGTGTTCACCGGCATATCGGGCTCGGGCAAGTCATCGCTCGCATTCGGCACCCTTTATGCCGAAGCCCAGCGACGTTATCTGGAATCGGTTGCGCCCTATGCCCGTCGCCTGATCGACCAGGCCGGCGTGCCGGAGGTCGACGCGATCGACGGTTTGCCGCCTGCGGTCGCGTTGCAGCAGCAGCGCGGCTCGGCCAACGCGCGATCCTCGGTCGGCAGCGTGACGACGATCTCCAGCCTGGTGCGGATGCTTTATTCCCGCGTCGGCGAATATCCGCGCCATCAACCCATGCTCTATGCGGAGGATTTCTCCCCCAACACGGTCGCCGGCGCCTGCCCGACCTGTCACGGCATCGGGCGCGTCTATGACGCGACCGAAGAGACCATGGTTCCTGACGACAGCCTCACCATTCGCGACCGGGCGATCGCCGCCTGGCCGACCGCCTGGCATGGCCAGAACCTGCGCGATATCCTCGTTTCGCTCGGCTATGACGTCGATACGCCGTGGCGCGACCTGCCGAAAAAGGATCGCGACTGGATCCTCTTCACTGAAGAGGCACCGACGGTGCCGGTCTATGCGGGCCTGACGCCCGCACAGACCCGGACGGCGCTCAAGCGCGGCATGGAGCCGAGCTACCAGGGCACCTTCACCGGCGCGCGCCGTTATGTGCTGGAAACCTTCGCCAACACTAAAAGCGCGCTGATGAAGAAGCGCGTCTCGCAATATATCATCGGCCGCGATTGCCCGACCTGCGACGGCAAGCGCCTGAAGCGCGAAGCCCTGTCCGTGAAGTTCGCGGGCCTTGACATTGCCGAGTTCGGCGACCTGACGGTGTTGAAACTCCGGGATTTGCTCACGCCCGTCGCGCATGGCGAATACGGGGGCGCCGCGGCGGTCCCGAAGGGCCATGTCCTCGGCAAGGCGGCCCGCGATGCGGCGGTCGAACGGCGAGTCGCGGCAGGAGGTTCGGCGCACAAGGCTGCGCCCGACGTACGCCGCACGCCCAATCTCTCCGACGAGAAGCGGGTCGCCGCCCAACGCCTTGCCTGCGAATTGATCGAGCGGCTGGATCCGCTGATCGATCTTGGCCTTGGCTACATTTCGCTCGACCGCAGCACGCCGACGCTCTCCTCCGGAGAGCTGCAGCGCTTGCGGCTTGCCACGCAATTGTCGTCACAGCTTTTCGGCGTGGTCTATGTGCTTGACGAGCCTTCGGCAGGGTTGCACCCGGCAGATGGCGAAGCCTTGCTCACCATCCTCGAGCGTCTCAAGGCGGCGGGTAACTCCCTGTTCGTCGTCGAACATGATCTCGACGTGATCCGCCGCGCGGAATGGCTTGTCGATGTCGGGCCAGGAGCCGGGGAAAAGGGCGGTGAAGTCCTCTACAGCGGGCCGATAGAGGGGCTTGCCGACGTCGAGACTTCGATCACCCGCCGCTACCTGTTCGCAGAGCCGCTCCGCAGTGAGCGCACACCGCGCGATCCCAAGGCATGGCTACGCTTGGAAGGGATCAGGCGGAACAATCTCCATGGTCTCGACGTAAAGTTTCCCATCGGCTGCTTCACCGCTGTCACCGGCGTCTCGGGATCGGGCAAATCCAGTCTTGTCAGTCAGGCGCTGCCCGAGCTCGTCACGGAACACCTCGGCGGCTCCCCCGTGGCCGAGGAGGAGGCTATCGATCCGCTGCTCGATGTTGCGCAGAACGACACTGAAGGACGCATTGTCGCAGGCATGGAGCATGTTCGCAGGCTGGTGCGGGTCGATCAGAAACCGATCGGTCGCACGCCGCGCTCGAACCTGGCCACCTACAGCGGCATGTTCGACCATGTGCGACGGATCTTCGCTGATACGCCGCTCGCCCGCCGGCGGCACTACAGCCCGGGAAGGTTCTCGTTCAACGTTGCGCAAGGCCGCTGCCCTGTGTGCGAGGGCGAGGGATACGTCATGGTGGAGCTGCTGTTCCTGCCGAGCGTTTTTGCCCCGTGCTCGACCTGTCATGGCTCTCGCTACAACCCGCAAACGCTCGAAGTCGAATGGAACGGGCGCAATATCGCCCAGGTGCTCGAACTGACGGTCGACGATGCGTGCGATTTCTTCGCTGGCGAGGCATCTGTGATGCGCTCCCTCGATGTGTTGCGAGAGATCGGTCTTGGCTATCTGAGGCTCGGTCAGCCGGCGACCGAGCTGTCTGGGGGGGAGGCGCAGCGCATCAAGCTGGCGACTGAACTGCAACGCGCTCAACGCGGCAACACCATCTACATCCTCGACGAGCCAACTTCGGGGCTTCATCCCTCCGACAGCGACCGGCTGATGCAACACCTGCAGGGCCTCGTAGACGCCGGCAATACCGTCGTGGTCGTCGAACATGACATGCGCGCCATCACACAGGTGGACTGGATCATCGACCTTGGACCGGGGGCCGGGGAAGATGGGGGCCGTATCGTTGCCAGCGGCGTCCCTGACGTCGTTGCGGAAGCGGAAGGCAGCCTCACCGCCCGCTATCTCAAGGCGGCGCTGTAG
- a CDS encoding SDR family oxidoreductase: MTKGIEGKVVLITGGSSGIGAETARLLAERGAKVAIAARRKDRLDEVVADIAANGGTARSYALDVTDKSAVQSVVAAIIADFGRLDVLINNAGLMPIRPMAEVNTDEWDQMIDVNLKGTLYGIAAALPGFLEQGSGHIINLSSVAGIKVFAPGGTVYSGTKFAVSAISEGLRHEVGEKVRVTSIEPGAVESDLKFTTSGTAAETVLDFYKQAIPAASVARAIAFAVEQPDDVDVNAIVIRPTAQEF, from the coding sequence ATGACAAAGGGTATCGAAGGCAAGGTCGTTCTCATTACCGGCGGCAGCAGCGGCATCGGCGCGGAAACAGCGCGTCTTCTCGCGGAACGCGGCGCGAAGGTGGCCATCGCCGCGCGGCGCAAGGACAGGCTCGACGAGGTCGTCGCGGACATCGCCGCAAACGGTGGCACGGCACGTAGCTACGCGCTGGACGTGACCGACAAATCGGCGGTCCAGTCTGTCGTCGCCGCAATCATTGCCGACTTCGGCCGCCTCGACGTGCTGATCAACAACGCCGGGCTGATGCCGATCCGTCCGATGGCCGAGGTCAACACCGACGAGTGGGACCAGATGATCGACGTCAATCTGAAGGGTACGCTCTACGGCATCGCGGCGGCCCTTCCCGGTTTTCTCGAGCAGGGCAGCGGTCACATCATCAACCTGAGCTCGGTTGCGGGTATCAAGGTCTTCGCACCGGGCGGCACGGTCTACTCCGGCACCAAGTTTGCCGTCAGCGCGATCAGCGAAGGCTTGCGCCACGAGGTGGGGGAAAAAGTCCGGGTCACGTCAATCGAGCCTGGAGCTGTCGAAAGCGATCTGAAGTTCACGACATCCGGCACGGCTGCCGAGACGGTGCTGGACTTCTACAAGCAGGCCATTCCGGCGGCATCGGTGGCGCGTGCTATCGCGTTCGCTGTCGAACAACCTGATGACGTCGACGTCAACGCGATCGTCATCCGGCCGACCGCACAGGAGTTCTGA